One window from the genome of Bacteroidia bacterium encodes:
- a CDS encoding TonB family protein, translated as MEEKNGLFISDWNNVLSDGRNEIVFEKRNKEYGAYVIRREYSRTVVMALLIAIAAIVLLVGIPMIVRLIEGANFNTNDKPVTVSVVLQAPPPVDPNKPIPPPPPPPPPVMKTIQFTPPVVKPDDKVIDPPPTQQQLQVTQAGNKTQDGKDTNLLAPINTGAGVAPPTVQKPFIIVQQMPVFPGGQDKLFQYLQNNTNYPQMEKEAGVQGTVYVSFVIGADGRVQDVKVLRGIPNGPGCNKEALRVVQAMPAWTPGKQDGRTVPVQYSLPIKFILR; from the coding sequence ATGGAGGAAAAAAACGGCTTGTTTATTTCCGATTGGAACAACGTACTTTCTGATGGCAGAAACGAAATTGTTTTTGAGAAGAGAAACAAAGAATACGGAGCGTATGTGATTAGACGCGAATACAGTCGCACGGTAGTGATGGCTTTATTGATTGCAATTGCCGCAATCGTTTTATTGGTAGGCATTCCTATGATTGTTAGATTGATTGAAGGCGCGAATTTTAATACAAATGACAAACCAGTAACAGTAAGTGTAGTTTTACAAGCACCGCCACCAGTAGACCCTAACAAGCCAATTCCACCGCCACCACCACCGCCACCGCCGGTGATGAAAACGATACAATTTACGCCACCTGTTGTAAAGCCGGATGATAAGGTAATAGATCCTCCTCCTACGCAACAACAATTGCAGGTAACGCAAGCTGGTAATAAAACTCAAGATGGGAAAGACACTAATTTGCTTGCTCCGATAAATACTGGAGCTGGAGTGGCTCCTCCAACAGTGCAAAAACCGTTTATCATTGTGCAACAAATGCCCGTTTTCCCGGGTGGACAAGACAAACTTTTCCAATATTTGCAAAATAATACCAATTATCCGCAAATGGAAAAGGAGGCAGGAGTGCAAGGAACTGTTTATGTTTCGTTTGTGATTGGTGCTGATGGAAGAGTGCAAGATGTAAAAGTGCTCAGAGGAATTCCTAACGGACCTGGTTGTAACAAAGAAGCATTGCGTGTAGTACAAGCAATGCCCGCTTGGACACCAGGAAAACAAGATGGAAGAACAGTTCCAGTTCAATACAGTTTACCAATTAAGTTTATTTTAAGATAA